The following nucleotide sequence is from Burkholderia gladioli.
GCCTCGCGAACGCCCGGCGCGCGATCCGATTACAATCGCGCACTTCGAACCGTCACCGGGATTCGCACCATGAAGCCTCTGATCGCATCGGCCCTGACAGCGGCCTTCTCCGTGGCCCTGAGCCTGACCGCCACGGCCGCGCTGGCCGATACCCCCGACGGCGGCGGCGCGGCCAGCCAGCCGAGCCAGCCCTGCGCGATCGGCATGGCCAACGGCGTGGCCGGCACCACGGCGAGCCTGCGCGAATACCTGTCGCTGCCGGAGCGGGACCGCTTCCGCTACCTGATGGACAACCAGCTCAGTTGCAAGATCTCCGACGAGGGCCGCGCCTCGGGCTGCGCCGGCCTGACCAACCTGCGGCGCGATCGCGTCAGCGTCTACGACGACAGCGACAGCACGGTGACCACCGTGGTCGCGCGCGTCGATCTCGACCAGGGCACCTTCCCGGTGATGGTCGACCTGCCCAAGGCCAATCTCAAGTGCGAGCGCTGAGCGCGCGCCCGATTGCACGCGACGCCCGCCAGCGGGCTCAATCGATTTCCAGCGCGCGCCGCACCGACACCGCGATCGCATCGGCGGCCAGCCGCACCTCGTCGAGCGAGGGGAAGGACGGCGCGATCCTCAGGTAGCTGTCGTCGGGATCCTCGCGATACGGGAACACCGCGCCGGCCGGCGTCAGCACCAGACCGGCCTCGCCCGCCAGCGCGACCACGCGCTTCGCCTGGCCCGGCGGCAAGGCCAGGCCGATGAAGTAGCCGCCTTCGGGCCGGCTCCAGCTCACCCCCGCCAGGCCGCCGAGCCGTGCGGCCAGCCCTTCCTGCACCGCATCGAACTTCGGCCGCAGGAGCGCGCGATGGCCGTCCATCAGCGACTCCAGGCCCGCGCGATCGCGCAGCGCATGCACGTGCCGCAGTTGGTTGAGCTTGTCCGGGCCGATCGAGCGCGCCCCCGCGTGACGCGCCCACCAGTCGAGATTGCGCGTCGAGGAGGCCAGGAAGGCCACGCCGGCGCCGCCGAAGGTCACCTTCGACAGCGAGGCGAACACGAAGGCGCGATCGGGATGGCCGGCCGCCGCGCAGGCCGCCAGCAGGTTCGGCGTGGCGTGCCGGGTCTCGCCCAGGTGATGGAAGCGGTAGGCGTCGTCCCAGACCAGCCGGAAATCGGGCGCCGCGGCGGGCATCGCCGCCAGCCGGTTCACCGTGCTCGCCGAGTAGATCGCCCCGCTCGGGTTGCTGTAGAGCGGCACGCACCAGATGCCGCGAATCGAGGCGTCGTCGCGCACCAGCGCCTCGACGATATCCATGTCGGGGCCGTCCTCGCGCATCGGTACCGCGATCATGCGGATCCCGAGCGTCTCGCAGATCGTGAAGTGGCGGTCGTAGCCCGGCACCGGGCACAGCATCGCCACCTCCTGGCCGCGCCACGGCGCGCCGCCCGGCAGGCCGTGCAGCGTCGCGAAGGCGAGCACGTCGTGCATCAGTTCCAGGCTCGAATTGCCGGCCGCCACCACCTGCTCCGGCTCGACCTCGAGCAGCGCCGCGCCGAACTCGCGCGCTTCCGGCAGGCCCAGCCCGAAGCCGTAGTTGCGGCAATCGGCGCCGTCGCGCGCGAGATATCCGGGGTCGCCGGCCTCGGCGAACCGGCGCGTGGCCAGGTCGAGCTGGGCCGGCGCGGGCTTGCCTCGCGACATGTCGAGGCGCAGCCCGCGCTGCCGGAATTCGTCGTAGTTCGAGAACATCGCTTGCATCTCCCCGCCGCGTCGCGCGGCATCGCGTGTGATGGAACGGCCGGCTGTCGAATCGCGTTCGATCCTGTCTCGATCGGGTCGCTTCGACGACATGACGCCCAGTATGCGCAGCGGTCAGCCATCAGACAAACGCGTTATATTGAAGCTTTCGTTCAGTTTTTCTGAAGACAATGAAATCCCTCGATCTCGACGTGCTGGCGATGGTGGTGGCGGTGGCCGATGGCGGCAGCTTCGTGCGCGGCGCGGCCCGCGTGCATCGTTCGCAATCGGCGCTGAGCATGCAGATCCGCGCGCTGGAGCAGTCGCTCGGCAAGCTGCTGTTCGTACGCGGCGCGCGCAACGTGGTGCCGACGCCCGACGGCGAGACCCTGGTCGCCTACGCGCGGCGCCTGCTGGCGCTGCGCGACGAGGCCTGGGCCGCGATCGTCCATCCCGAGGTCAAGGGGCGCGTGACGATCGGCGTGCCCGACGACTACGCCTCCTCGCTGCTGCCGCCGGTGCTGCGCAAGTTCTCGGCACGCTACCCGAAGGTCGAGATCCAGGTGGTCGGCCTGCCGAGCCGGGCACTCGCGCCGCTGCTCAAGGACAACCGCATCGACCTGGCCTGCGTGACGCGCATGCGCGGCCTGAACGGCGCCTTCGTGCGCGCCGAGCCGATGGTCTGGGCCGGGCCGCCCGGCGGCGGCCCGGTATGGGACGAGCGCCCGCTGCCGGTGGCGCTGTTCGGCACCGGCAGCGTCGCGCGCGCCAACGCGATCCGCGCGCTGGAGGCGGCCGGCATCGCGTTTCGCACTTCCTACGAAAGCCCGAGCCTGATGGGCCTGTTCAGCATGGTCGAGGCCGGGCTCGCGATCGCGCCGTTGGCGCGCTGCGCGGTGCCGGCGCATTTCTCGCAGCAGGGGCCCGCGCACGGCCTACCGGCGCTGCCCGATCTCGACATCGTGCTGGCGCGCAGCGCGCGCTCGAACCGCCCGCCCTGCGATTTCCTGGCCGACCAGTTGCTGTCCGAGCTCAGTATCTGAGCTGCCGGACAGACGAAAGCCTGCGGCCGAAGCCGCACGCGGAAACGCGAATTCCCGTCGCCGGGCGCGAAGCCCTGTGCCGCGCGCCGGCGCGGGTTTCATTTCGTGCGCATCGATGCTGCATCGCATCAGGCGCACGCCTGTCGCTCTCTCGCCACTTAAATCGCCGATGCCTCGCGCACGCGCCTGATTTGCTCCGATAATCAGGCTGGATGCGCGCCGGGCCGGATGCGCGCTGGCCCGGCGCAGGCCGGCCGCAACCTGCCTCGCGAAGCGCCGTTATCGTTCGTTCCGTCGCACCCGCCCACCTCATGCCCGATCGCCTGTCCGAATCGCCGCGCC
It contains:
- a CDS encoding LysR substrate-binding domain-containing protein, which codes for MKSLDLDVLAMVVAVADGGSFVRGAARVHRSQSALSMQIRALEQSLGKLLFVRGARNVVPTPDGETLVAYARRLLALRDEAWAAIVHPEVKGRVTIGVPDDYASSLLPPVLRKFSARYPKVEIQVVGLPSRALAPLLKDNRIDLACVTRMRGLNGAFVRAEPMVWAGPPGGGPVWDERPLPVALFGTGSVARANAIRALEAAGIAFRTSYESPSLMGLFSMVEAGLAIAPLARCAVPAHFSQQGPAHGLPALPDLDIVLARSARSNRPPCDFLADQLLSELSI
- a CDS encoding aminotransferase class I/II-fold pyridoxal phosphate-dependent enzyme yields the protein MFSNYDEFRQRGLRLDMSRGKPAPAQLDLATRRFAEAGDPGYLARDGADCRNYGFGLGLPEAREFGAALLEVEPEQVVAAGNSSLELMHDVLAFATLHGLPGGAPWRGQEVAMLCPVPGYDRHFTICETLGIRMIAVPMREDGPDMDIVEALVRDDASIRGIWCVPLYSNPSGAIYSASTVNRLAAMPAAAPDFRLVWDDAYRFHHLGETRHATPNLLAACAAAGHPDRAFVFASLSKVTFGGAGVAFLASSTRNLDWWARHAGARSIGPDKLNQLRHVHALRDRAGLESLMDGHRALLRPKFDAVQEGLAARLGGLAGVSWSRPEGGYFIGLALPPGQAKRVVALAGEAGLVLTPAGAVFPYREDPDDSYLRIAPSFPSLDEVRLAADAIAVSVRRALEID